Below is a window of Tolypothrix bouteillei VB521301 DNA.
TAAAAGCCATTTTTTTTATACCCCTTTAACAAGGGGTATTTTACTGTGCTTTGTCACATTTATTCTTGTACAAAAAGTACACTTAAATGTATTCTGGTTCTACCAAAGTTTCTAGAGGATAAGCACGATTTTGCTTTATGTCAGTAATAACAAGCGAAAAGCTTACATTCAAAACTTTTGCGCCTTCTGCCATCTGACGAGCGGACTTCTGCGTTCATGTACTAGTTTATTAGCTTTTGCGCTGACGTATTCTTTCCGCACTCGAATCGTTTGTCTAACTGCGATCGGCCGCGCAGAGCAACTGTGAGAACTTCAAAGTGAGATTGTTGAATAAAACCTTTTCCTATTGCAACATTCGGTTGAGAAAATGATGGAATAACTTTAACCCTTCTGGCTCCTGATAGTTTTGTGGCAAAAGGTCAATTAATGCATACTGCAATGCTTCTAAAGCCGTGCTCACTTCCTGTCGTGTTGGTCGGTTGGATTGAGGAAAGCACAAAGGTTCGCCGAATCGTATGGTTAACTCTTTTCCCAGATAAAGGTTTTTTGTTCCAATCAGCCCAACTGGCGCTACTGGTACTCCCGCTTTCAACGCGTAAATGACAGCCCCCTGTCTTAGCGGTAAGTGCAATTTTCCCTCGTTTGTTCCCAATCGTCCTTCTGCAAACAAGAGGATACCATTGTTGCGAGCAAAAATTGTCTGAATGGTACTGTTAATTTGTCGCAGTACTTGAATTGAATTTCCTGTTGGAACATCTTGTTCGATCGCTTGAGCTAGGTCGCGCATATCTGCCCTTCCTGCTTTAGCGCTTTCTATCACTGCCATCTCTTCTTTCCACCGACGTTCTAAAGGAACAACACCACCCGCAAAATTCAAAATTTGGCGCTTCCACCATTTGTTGTAGAGTGTACGTGCGTCACCAAAGATGTAATAGTAGGGTGAAGGAGGAATTTGAGACAGCAATAGAAAAGGGTCGATATGATTGAGGTGATTGGCCGCAATCACTGCAGCACCATGGGGAAGGCGTTCCAAATTTTCCACCCTAACTTTAAAAAGTGTTTGAATGAACGCCCGCAGGAGAACGCGACGAGTAGCGCCACTTGCTCTCGATTCAAAACCTCCGTCACTCAAAACTGTCATTTGCTTCAGCGCTTCTTGAATGGCGTTACGAACTGACGGATCGCGAGACATTGCAAGTCCTTCTCTGGCTCTTTGGATTGTTTCAAACGTCAGGGATGGCAAGTCATCTATTTCTACGTTATTTTCCCGATCTCCGAATGAAGCCAGAATAGGACGTTCGCTCATATGTAGAAACTAAATACTCACAACGTATCACAGAAAAAACTATCTTGCCTGTAATGCTTAAAGTTTAACAAGCTTTAACAAAACCAAACCCTATCTGAAGTATCACTACATTATTAAAGTTTAAGTTAAAAAACTCTTAAGAAAGTAGTGTTCAACTTTACCGGCATTGCTGAAATACCTATGATTCAATAGTGCCAAAGAGTGATAAGCGTTTATCAGAGATTTGAACAATGGAACATCGCGAAGGAACCCTCAAAGGAGTGAGAGGGCTGAATCTCTATTATCAAAGTTGGCATCCAGGTACTCATCCACGTGCGAGCGTGGCGATTGTACACGGATTGGGAAGCCACAGTGGTTTGTTTGGTAATGTAGTTCAGCACCTCATTCCTGCTGGATATGCAGTTTATGGATTGGATTTACGCGGACATGGGCGATCGCAAGGTCAGCGGGGACATATCAATACTTGGTTTGAGTTTCGAGAAGATCTCAAAACTTTTCTCAAATTGATTGAGACACAAGAGCCGGGATGTCCTCGCTTTCTTTTAGGTCACAGTCTTGGCGGAGTCATAGTTTTAGACTACGTTTTGCGCTTTCCAACTGCAATCCAAGGTGTCATTGCGATGGCTCCACCATTAGGTCGGGTTGGTGTTTCACCCGTTAAATTAACTTTAGGGCGTACACTCTCACAAGTTATGCCACGCTTCACTCTCAATACGGGTTTTGCTGGTGCTGCAACTTCCAGAGATGCGAATGTACTAGCAACCTTTACTCAAGATAGATTTATGCACTCTATGGTCAGTGCGCGTCTTGCAACAGAGCTTTTTTCCACAGCTACTTGGATTCAAACTCATGCTGATGAATTACAACTACCTCTATTGATTCTTCATGGTGGAGCCGATCGGATCGCACTTCCTGAAGGGAGCCGTATTTTCTATCAAAAAATTAGCTTTCCAGATAAAGAGCTTTATGAATATCCAGAAAGCCGCCACGCTCTTCATAGAGATGTTGATTATCAAGAGATATTGACAGACTTAGAAAATTGGCTGGAAAGGCACGTAAAAGGAGGCACTTTGGTTCCATTTAGAAGGCGTTCCCTGACAAATGAGTATATGTTGGGCTAGCTAGAATACGGATCTTGCTCTATTGGCAAGCAAAAGTATAGCCATCCTATTTGATTTATGAAATACATACAGGGTGGGCAAGTTTTTTCCAAATTGGGATGCTCTCCTTTAACCCTCAATAAATTGGGGGGAAGTTAATTCTAATTCCCCCCTCTTTTCACGATGTTTCATACCTTTTCTAGAAATCTGTTTACACCGTAGCCTTAAACCCCGATAACTGCTAACTACTAACCAATAACAGCCATAACAGATACTAGTATTTATTTACACTGACTTACTTCTCTTTAACATTTAACTTACGTTGATATGTTAGAAAGTCGCTACAATAGCTATATGGGGCAAATAATTCGATAGTTAATTTTTTCTGGCTGAGCTATTTAAATAACTTCACAAAGCAGTGTTGCACGAGACAATTTATTAGGGCACAAACCAGAGGTAATGAGTATGAACCGAACACTTCTATTCAAACTTAGCATACCATTAATAGCTGCTCCTTTGCTTTCTATTTTTACGCCTCTTACCGCTATGGCATCGCTATCTAACCAACAAACACCTGGATTGGAACAGGAAATTGTTGGTAATATAGGTAACTCAATACTTGTAGCAGATAGGGATGATTACCGAGACCGTCGCCGAGACCTTCGCGATCGCCGCCGAGAAATTCGCCGAGAAATGCGTCGCTTAAGGAGAGAGGAAAGACGGCTCGACCGCAGGTACTCAGATCGCGATCGCTACCGCCGTGTAAGTGATTACGATCGCTATCGCGGTGGTAGAAATTACGATCGGCGCTATCGAGATCGAGACTATTACCGTTACTATCCTTGGAGATAAAAAGTTCTATTTGGGATTGCGATCGGTATCTAAAACAGCGGTACTTGATTCCCTCGCTGTCAGAAGATGACTGAAAATTGTAGGGTAGGCATACCCCAACGTCGAACTCTACTCTTATGGTACGGGCTTCCCTGCTCGTACCATAAATTAATGCAATGAACCATTAGGCGGATATCCCAGCTATCAAAAAATTGACTAATTCTTCAGCAAAGATATTGTCTAAAGATGACTGCTTGAGCAGCAATTGATACCAAATATAACCAGCAATCGTATCAATTACCAATTCTAAATTCAAATTTGGACGCAACTCACCTCTAACAATACCCCGTTCTAAAATAGTACCGATTGGTACCCGATAGCATTGAAGAATCTGCTCGCGAGACGCTTCAGCAAAATTGGAATGTATTTGCGCTTCACCAATCAATTCCGTAACAGCAGTTCCTGTAGTCATTGCGGTCAAGATTATAAATAATTGTTGCAAAATCTGGTATAAGTCCTCTCTTACTGAACCTGTATCAGGTAGCGGAATATTCTGTGCCACGTTTAAATATATTAAAAATTTTTATGTATTTTATTGCACTAGAGCGAACGACCAAAGATAGGGAATTGGGGAACTCAATGACCGCTCTGGGGATTAAGGGTCAATGGAAATAAGGAAACCTGCTTGATGACTCGGTTGTTACTCAAGACAACACGATTTGTCTCGTTAGGTATTGACAAGACGATACGGTTCGTTTAAATTAAAGATAAGAAGTTTATACAAGATTCAACTGTCTTGAAATGGAGAATAGAAAATATGAAAGGTTTAATAGTTAGTAGTTTGTCCCTCCTGCTGTTAGCAGCAGCAGCACCTGCGACTCGGGCTGATGACACAGCGTACAATCCTGCGACTTCTGGAAAAGCTCCTTCTTACCTGAATGCAGCAACAACACCTTTCGATCTTGTTAACTTGGCATACCAAGGCTATTTTGAAAAAGAAGGCATTCCCAGCTATAACGATCTCATAGTTGGTTACCGTTCAAAGCAAGTGAGTGCAGAAGACATTATCAAAGGTGCAGTTAAAGCAAAAAGGCTACCATCACAAGTTTTGTCCGATCGAGGATATATCAACGCTGTTCGGACTCAACTAGATGCTTTTAGATTCAACGACGTTGCTGAATAAACGTTTTTGCTTAACAACTCAAAACAAGAAACGATTTTGCCTTGAAATGCAATGTCTGTACGATAGTTTATGTAGGGCGATTTTAACCTTTCTGTTAAAGTCGCCTACAACTTTTGATGGGGTTCTGCTGCAAATCTCCATTGCGATCGCGATACTGAGTTAAGAAATCTGATTATTTTATGCTTGTATGCTGACAGTGTCTAAGCCAATGTACCACATATCAAAAAATTCACTAATTCTCTAGCAAACGTATCATCTAAAGGTGCATGCTTTAACAGCAAACGATACCAAACAGGGCCATATATTGCATCAATTACCAATTCTAAATTCAAATCCGGGCGTAACTCACCTCTAACAATCCCTCGTTCTAAGATAACGTGAGTTGCGGCTCGACGGCATCGAATAAACTGCTCGCGAAATGCCTCAGCTAAGTTGGGATCTATTTGTGCTTCAGCGATCAATCCCGTAACAGCACTTCCTGCAGTGGTTGTTGTTAGTACGGTAAATAGTTGTCGCAAAATTTGATACAAATCTTCTTTTACTGACCCTGTATCGGGTGTCGGAATGTCTTGTGTTGCTTTTGCTGCATATGCCTCCATAATCACAGCTGCTTTGCAAGACCACCAACGGTAGATTGTTTGCTTCCCAACTCCCGCACGGGCTGCGATCGCCTCAATACAAATTTCCCCATAGCCTTTTTCTTCTAATAACTCAGCAGCTGCTTGGAGTATTGCTTTATGAGAACGTTCGTTCCGCCTGCGGGGTATAGACGCTTTGCATGGAGACGATGTTTGAGGGACAGTGTTCACAAGTAGTTGCGACATGGGCATAAATTCCATTCCTGATGTTTGTTATCTAAATACGACTTGTCTGGTAAAAAGTTGTCCAATCGGTACGGGTGATTGACAAGTTGGTTACGGTACTCATAATTAAGTGATGACAACAGGATATTCCCTTACTAAATCTCTTATATCTCATTGCTTTCGATCCTGGGGAGTACTGACCTTACCGCAGTGCGGTAATTTTAAACTCTTTATGCTATATACGGTTATTCTATCAATTTACCGTAATTTAAAATTAATACTCTCACAATAGGTTACAAAAAGCAAGACAGCTATTGGTTAACTTAAGGTAGTGAACCTAATTCTAAACTGGATTTAGTGAAATTCTTGTCCAATATAATTCTTAACAAAATAACCAGACGTTATAGTGCGGTAGCCTTTAACAGTACAAAAATACTGTAAAAAATTCAAGATATTCCGAATGCAAAAAGCGGATCTTCATACTCTACAGTACACAGATCCGCTGTTAGAGAGATTAGGAACTACCAACTTTATTAATCGATAGAACTATTAACCGCATCAGATGAGGGATAGTTGCGCCACTGTCGTCCATCTCGCGATAGCAACTCATTTGCCTCTTTTGGACCCCAAGTACCTGCGGCATAATTAGGAAAGTTCCGGGGAGGTAAAGCATTCCATACATCCAGGATAGGGGTTACTGCGCTCCAACCTAGTTCTACATTGTCTGCTCGTTGGAACAGCGTAGCATCACCAATCATGCAGTCATAGAGTAAAGTTTCATAACCAGTGCTAGGTGTTTTATTAAAGTAGTTGGCGTAGCAAAAGTCCATTCCAACAGTTCCCATTTGTACTGTAGGACCGGGAATCTTTGCTCCAAATTGGAGGTGTATTCCTTCATCAGGTTGGATACGGATGGTCAAAAAGTTGGGGGTTAAGCTATCTATAGATGTTTGACGAAACAGTAGTGAAGGAACTCGTTTAAACTGGATAGCAATTTCCGTTACCCGTTTTGGCAACCGTTTGCCTGTTCTTAGATAGAATGGAACGTCTGCCCAGCGCCAGTTATCGATGCTCAACTTAAGGGAGGCATAAGTTTCAGTTGCTGAATTGGGATCGACTCTTGGTTCAGAACGATAAGCAGGAACTTGCTGTCCTTTTACCGTTCCCGCGCCATATTGTCCCCGCACAGTTTGAGTTAACACCTGTTCGGGCG
It encodes the following:
- a CDS encoding lysophospholipid acyltransferase family protein, with protein sequence MSERPILASFGDRENNVEIDDLPSLTFETIQRAREGLAMSRDPSVRNAIQEALKQMTVLSDGGFESRASGATRRVLLRAFIQTLFKVRVENLERLPHGAAVIAANHLNHIDPFLLLSQIPPSPYYYIFGDARTLYNKWWKRQILNFAGGVVPLERRWKEEMAVIESAKAGRADMRDLAQAIEQDVPTGNSIQVLRQINSTIQTIFARNNGILLFAEGRLGTNEGKLHLPLRQGAVIYALKAGVPVAPVGLIGTKNLYLGKELTIRFGEPLCFPQSNRPTRQEVSTALEALQYALIDLLPQNYQEPEGLKLFHHFLNRMLQ
- a CDS encoding alpha/beta hydrolase, with protein sequence MEHREGTLKGVRGLNLYYQSWHPGTHPRASVAIVHGLGSHSGLFGNVVQHLIPAGYAVYGLDLRGHGRSQGQRGHINTWFEFREDLKTFLKLIETQEPGCPRFLLGHSLGGVIVLDYVLRFPTAIQGVIAMAPPLGRVGVSPVKLTLGRTLSQVMPRFTLNTGFAGAATSRDANVLATFTQDRFMHSMVSARLATELFSTATWIQTHADELQLPLLILHGGADRIALPEGSRIFYQKISFPDKELYEYPESRHALHRDVDYQEILTDLENWLERHVKGGTLVPFRRRSLTNEYMLG
- a CDS encoding TetR-like C-terminal domain-containing protein, producing the protein MAQNIPLPDTGSVREDLYQILQQLFIILTAMTTGTAVTELIGEAQIHSNFAEASREQILQCYRVPIGTILERGIVRGELRPNLNLELVIDTIAGYIWYQLLLKQSSLDNIFAEELVNFLIAGISA
- a CDS encoding TetR/AcrR family transcriptional regulator, with translation MSQLLVNTVPQTSSPCKASIPRRRNERSHKAILQAAAELLEEKGYGEICIEAIAARAGVGKQTIYRWWSCKAAVIMEAYAAKATQDIPTPDTGSVKEDLYQILRQLFTVLTTTTAGSAVTGLIAEAQIDPNLAEAFREQFIRCRRAATHVILERGIVRGELRPDLNLELVIDAIYGPVWYRLLLKHAPLDDTFARELVNFLICGTLA